The Pieris rapae chromosome 8, ilPieRapa1.1, whole genome shotgun sequence genomic interval taaaatattcaaacaaaacaactataaccctacttttatttttatattaaaacctgGATATTTTCTCAAGACAGTACCCTATATATATCTAGAAAATCCAAGTGAACagcaattaaaatacttgGCTCAtatgaaaatcttttttacAATTGTTCTTATTTGTTctaaaaaaaccttatttgTGAAAGATGTTTTTatgaagataatattaaatcccTGTTCAATTAGATAACATTTCATTTCTAACAAATTGGCgcattagtaatattaaaataattccgCAACATAATAGTGATAACAGGTATGACTATTGTGTTTAGGTTTTTgcctaaaaaaattactaagaaATATGTGGCATACAAAGAAATGACAGTTTAGTAACAAGGTTAAAACAATTCTCAGGGGGACCGCATCGAGAGTAGCATGAGTGCTTACATCACACTGTCGACGATGGCAGCTGCTGCTCTAGGTAACACTTTCAGTGACGTCATTGGCATCGGTTCATCTTACTACGTGGAGCGCGCGGCTGCGTTGCTGGGCTTCGGGGCTCCCGCCCTCTCACCTGTGCAGCTAGATATGCCCGTCAGTAGGAGATTTGCTAACTTGGTAAGCATTTATCGTTCATCAGTTATCCATACGGaacatattcaatatttaaaatctctgCAGGGCCGTGTCTTAGGAATTACACTGGGCTGCTTCCTCGGTATGATCCCGCTTCTTTTTAAAGACGACGAGAAGAAGGAGTCCGTTCAACAGTGACCCTCTCAGCGCCTATTTTTTACAATGTGATATAGATTGATAAACTCAGTTTTATgctatattttactgaaaactATTTACCGTTCATGTTTCTtctattttatagatttatgaatttaagtcagataatgaaaaatatttcattcagATCAAGTTATGCTTGCCTTAGAGTCGGCAATACTAAATACTAGTCATAAGTTATGATTATTAAAGCTTctgcaatttattattaatatattgtttgacCGTAACTTGACATAAAATATGTCTTTTTCTATCCTgctgttatataatttgtttttattataatcaataacaCAAGTCGATTTTTGATTTTCCTCTATGTCTATGACGGACAACtgctaataataaactatGGGATTACCACAACAGTAACCCATGAGAATATGTTTTTCAATCAAGAGAGGAGCCGATCGAGTCTAAAGAAATAGATGTTAATCAATATTCAGAAAGTTCACAATTGGCAATTTaagataagtttttaaatgaaaccaTAGCGATATATAATGTGTCACTTCGTAAAATAATATCCTCACTACATTCTTCTCTGTGTGGCTTGAAAATAGACATCTTCCGAACTAAGGCTAGTTCATAAATCTGTGTAGCATATATGTGCAGGTCATATATTAAACACTGAAATCTTTATATGgaccatttattttaaataaaggagCATAAAGTTATCACTCGTAGGGTTCGATAATAAGCTAATATtgcacaaaatacaattaagatACATAGTAACaaacactaaaataattattggacCTTAGCACGAGCGcattaagtattatgtattaacaaaTAGAAGAGGACTAGCACAAGTTCAATGTACAATACGGGATATAAAAGCCATTTTCTATGAATACTGGGTGACTCTACCCATCGCtacttaagttattatttgtatccACGAAtctattgatattaaatattttattttatataaaccaaCTATCTACAAAATTTCTACCTTTATACAGTTCTTCTGTCAAGAGCCATTGAAAAACCCAACACGGTTCATACTTTACAAGTGGGTAATGAGCTAAGCGACACAAATGACTCATTAATAAGCCCTTTAAAGcttagaataataaacaacataatattgtactccgtaagtataaaattacaaaaataaaaatattacaatactgACTgcacttaataatttactaagggaggagcgttcaagtattacgtaacgaaTTTGGAGGAGGGGAGGGGGGTTGCTATGTATATTATTGGTAATACTATTGTTTCGACTTTCCGCTACTTTAAACCACATAAATGGCAACTTAAAGGTGCAATTAGAATTAGTTACTGGTTGGTAACGtaacgttttactattgggtATAGAAGAACGTTACATGGACGGGGGGTCAAGAATGTGCCCCAAAAGTGAAATTCGTGAACGCTCCCTAAGAGTAATGTCGACATcgacgtttaaaaaaaattgtgcaaTTGTACTTCAAATACGTTGAGACAACGTCGCATGGAAATAATATTCCGAGCATTTTGTTCGCAGTGTGCAAAGATCTCGGggcttaaattaataaaaagtaaactcTTAAATAAATTGCCAAAAACAATTGAGATCACATTTGTGCTGGCGAGACATCTCTTCCCGGCTGcagttttaaattgtatacatCTCATACGAGATTAATAATGACGTCACGACAAGTTTTACTATCAAAGTTTGTTCGCCATCATTTTgcgtttttaatttacttcaaATATATCGCACGCAAAATATTAACGCTAAATGTTAAGCGTTATATTTAGTCCGTATAGCGTTTCATAACTCAAAAGCTCGGGCATTCGGAACAAAGCTGGAAGTGGATCCGATTTCCTAGCGGCTGTCGTAGCGGTCCGTGCGGTCGAAGCGTTCGTCGGGGCGGGGCGTGGAGGAGCCGTTGCGGCGGGAGGAATGGGGCCTCTGGGCGGAGAAGGCCCTCTGGGCGGTCGGCGCGGACGCACGGCCCCATCGGCCCGCCGTGCCCGTGTAGCCGCTCTCTTCGAACCCGCTGCGGAGCCCCAGGATGATGCTCAGCGCCGATGCGTCCTGTCCGTGGCACCCCGAATACCGATATTGCGGCTTCTTGTCGAACCGGCAACCCTCCGACTGAGCGCCTGTCAACAAACATTTGTCTTAAAGCCCGACTGACGATGTAATTGACTTTtcgaatgtttttatttatttctctccCTTCGGTCAACCTTGACCACCATGatggtaataaatattagggaAACATTTTACCAAATGTTTTCAGTCTAGTAAAATTCTACACACAGTTCTTTATTACGTTCGGGCAGCGAGGACCAAAATCAGCTGTAATGCTCCTCTGAACAGATCTTAATCTGCAGACCCGTCACCAATAATGACAATTTTAAAGCAGATTATTTTTCTTGATCTAGTTGATTATCTCTTTATCAATGTAATGTTTCCCTCTTAATATTGTGAACAGGTGCCATTGTTGCACGTTATTTGTTTGCTTTTGTATGTGTTTCGTTAGTGTgccttttcaaaataaatacagtttaatttattataaactcgTACCGACCGACGGGCATGATGCAGTCGGCGGTGAGAGCGCACTGCACCCACGGCCGCATGAGTGGCGCGAGGCGGTCGCAGGCGGCCAAGACCAGTCGCGAAGTGTCGAGCATCTGCACGAAGAGAAAGTCGTCGACGTCGGCGTGGAAGTAGGTGAACATGTGCGGGTGCGTGAGCGAAGTGACGGCGGCTCTCCGCGGCCAGGCCACCACGCCCAGCGAAGCCGCGGCACCCCGCCACGTCGCCTCCAGCTCGGCCGCTGACCCGCGCCATCTACTGGCCGCGGAGCAGTACACCACCCCGCCCACGCGACTCAGCGCGTGCTGCAACAATTATTCTCGTAGTTTTCTGTCCTGGTTCGATCGTGCCACAGATTTACTTCACTCCGCTGCGTATTGTATACCTGAATGATGAGCGGTCGAAAGGCAGTGATGCTCTCGTCGTTGACGTGCGCAGGGAATGCTGTCAGATCGAAATCTATCACAACGCACTTTGATGAATTGCAGTAGTTGGAAATCTGgttgataaaacaaaatgtttgatattttttcaagCAAGGAAAAACTGTAGCTCAtacgataattaaaataatagctattttaatatattttaattattgtattttaatattataaaaataaaataattattatgaaccCATTTCTATTGAATATGAATAGGCCTAGGAATCTGGTTGTTAATCTACtaatttcaataaacatatattactGATTCCTAAGTGGTTTTCACAAATAGACTTAATTTACACACACATGTCACACGTCTAAAATAACCATTTTGCTAACCAACTAATTGTCAAAAGCTAGCTCCTGTAGTCcaataattagaaatattattttgtttgtagttGCCATTTTATACACACAACTACTatactttagttttaatttaacacacaTACCACATTTAAAGAATAGGGTTTGAGACCAAGATTGTAGACAAGTATGGTGTAAGGCAGTTTCTGAGCTGCCCTTATAAAGGCTACAACTACTGCATGATCATCGTTGCGAGCATGAGTTACAAGCACAGGAACAGTTGTGTTCTTCCAAAGTTCAACATGCCCAGCCAACCCAACAAGGCTGAGGTAACGCTCTTCTTGTACTAGGTGACGCTCTTCAACATCCCGTAGCTGCTCCTGGGTCAAAGAGGCCTGCTATGttcagataaattttatttcatttttcgtATGAAGATTAAAATCAGGCTTcctaaatgtactaaaaatattatcaatgtcACTCAATATCTTTTACATTGTTAGCTCCATACAATTATTAGGtataagatagaaaaattaGCATATATCCAGAGAgaataatagttaaaaaacaggttatttaaatataaaaaaaataaataaatttcaacagacaaaccaaatttttaatacagactTGCAGTGCTGATCTAGTGATGTGAatgttaaacttaaataagttCAGGGCATCTACAGAAGTCCAGGCATTAGAGactaagaatttttttttgtaattaaaaataagctcATAAATATCATTGAAACTAACCCAGCACAATTTAGCCTTTGTATTTGGTTATATTGTCAGAAATACgcatatgaaataattttgtgaTTCAATAACATACCTggaaattttttatatgttgatGGGTTTGAGAAACTATACTTTGAAATGACTGCGGGGGTTGCGAGTGGAAAACtatcaaaaatatactaatagcAAAAACGGTTGTCGAAAACAACAAGAAACttttagttttcattt includes:
- the LOC110999558 gene encoding uncharacterized protein LOC110999558 isoform X1, with the protein product MVKMKTKSFLLFSTTVFAISIFLIVFHSQPPQSFQSIVSQTHQHIKNFQQASLTQEQLRDVEERHLVQEERYLSLVGLAGHVELWKNTTVPVLVTHARNDDHAVVVAFIRAAQKLPYTILVYNLGLKPYSLNVISNYCNSSKCVVIDFDLTAFPAHVNDESITAFRPLIIQHALSRVGGVVYCSAASRWRGSAAELEATWRGAAASLGVVAWPRRAAVTSLTHPHMFTYFHADVDDFLFVQMLDTSRLVLAACDRLAPLMRPWVQCALTADCIMPVGAQSEGCRFDKKPQYRYSGCHGQDASALSIILGLRSGFEESGYTGTAGRWGRASAPTAQRAFSAQRPHSSRRNGSSTPRPDERFDRTDRYDSR
- the LOC110999558 gene encoding uncharacterized protein LOC110999558 isoform X2, with product MVKMKTKSFLLFSTTVFAISIFLIVFHSQPPQSFQSIVSQTHQHIKNFQASLTQEQLRDVEERHLVQEERYLSLVGLAGHVELWKNTTVPVLVTHARNDDHAVVVAFIRAAQKLPYTILVYNLGLKPYSLNVISNYCNSSKCVVIDFDLTAFPAHVNDESITAFRPLIIQHALSRVGGVVYCSAASRWRGSAAELEATWRGAAASLGVVAWPRRAAVTSLTHPHMFTYFHADVDDFLFVQMLDTSRLVLAACDRLAPLMRPWVQCALTADCIMPVGAQSEGCRFDKKPQYRYSGCHGQDASALSIILGLRSGFEESGYTGTAGRWGRASAPTAQRAFSAQRPHSSRRNGSSTPRPDERFDRTDRYDSR
- the LOC110999558 gene encoding uncharacterized protein LOC110999558 isoform X3, which gives rise to MVKMKTKSFLLFSTTVFAISIFLIVFHSQPPQSFQSIVSQTHQHIKNFQEQLRDVEERHLVQEERYLSLVGLAGHVELWKNTTVPVLVTHARNDDHAVVVAFIRAAQKLPYTILVYNLGLKPYSLNVISNYCNSSKCVVIDFDLTAFPAHVNDESITAFRPLIIQHALSRVGGVVYCSAASRWRGSAAELEATWRGAAASLGVVAWPRRAAVTSLTHPHMFTYFHADVDDFLFVQMLDTSRLVLAACDRLAPLMRPWVQCALTADCIMPVGAQSEGCRFDKKPQYRYSGCHGQDASALSIILGLRSGFEESGYTGTAGRWGRASAPTAQRAFSAQRPHSSRRNGSSTPRPDERFDRTDRYDSR